From Verrucomicrobiia bacterium:
CGCCGCGAATTTCAAATCCTGCCGGTCCTTGAGCACATCGTAACGGGCGCGAAGCTGGAGGGCGTTCGTGTAGGTGTTGCTGAGTGCGGTCACCTTCTTTTCCACGCTGCTCGTGCGCAGCCACGCCACGCCCAGATAGCTGAAATAAATGCCCACACAAACGAGATACACCAGCACGGCCGCCCCCAGGCCGCGCATCCACAGCCGGTCCACAAACTGTTGGTGATAACGGGCCGCCCGTTCCGGCGGCAGCAGGGTCAGGGTGGGATCGGCCGCCGCGGCGCGCCTGACCGTGCGGGCCGCCAGTTCAGCCGCCGGCGGCGGCGGGACCACCACTGCGGAGCCCACCAGCGCTTCCCGGACGACCGCCTCCCATTTCGGGTTTGTGCCCGGCTTCAGCACCAGGCGCCACTGGGGCGCCGCCGTCAGCCAGCCTTCGATCTCGCCCGCCCAGGCCATTTGCAGGAGTTGCTCGCACAGCGCCGCGGGTTGTTCCCCGGCCGCGGGCAGGACCGCCAGATCCAGGCTGCGCAGCACACCGCCATACCACCACGCGACCAGCGCCGAGTCCACACCGCCCAGGACTTCGGGATAAAGCCACGCCCCGTCGCCCTTGATTTCGGTGGACAGCAGCAAATCCAGCGCGGGCACCTCCAGCCGGTCGGCGAGGTAGCCCTGCCCCTCGAGTTTGCCAAGAAATTCCTCCACGGCGTCCCGCGCCGCGATCACAAAGATGACCGTCTGCTGCGCGTCCTGCCCTTGGGACAGACAATGTATCGTCCAGACCACCTGCCCCACCGGCATCGGCGAAAGCTTTTCCAGCTGCAGTTCCGCCATGGCGACGGTTTCCGAAAAGCTCGCCTTGGGAAATTGCGCGGCCCGGAGGAAGACACGGTCGGCGGGCAGGCTGGCAATGTTGAGTTTGTGCTGCCAGAGGCTGCTCCACGATTTCGCCACCGCATCCGGCAGGGCCTCGCCCGCCCGCAGGGCCACTTCGCGATCGAGCTTGAAATCCTGTCCCTTGGCGTCGAACTGCCACAACCGCCGCGCTTCCGCGCCGACGGCCAGGACATTGCACGTGTTCCAGCGTTTGCCTGCCATCTTAGCCTCGCGAAATGGTTTCCATTTTCCCCTCCATCAGCGAATCGAGATGCTCCTCGATTTGCGTGACGCGCAGCACCTCTTCGATGGTGGTGATGCCGTTGCGGACCTTGTTCCAGCCGTCAATGCGCAGCGTGCGCATGCCGCCTTCAATGGCCCGGGCGGCGATGGTGGACGCCGCGGCGCGCTGCAAAATGAGCGGGCGCAGCAGCTCGTTGACGACGAGCAATTCGTAAATGGCCAGCCGCCCCTGGTAGCCGAGCTGCCGGCAGTCGTCGCAACCGGCGCCGTGCCAGAACTTGGCGGTGGCAATTTCCTCCTCGGGATAGCCGATGCGCCGGAGATACGCGGGGTCGACGTGCTGCTCAGTCTTGCAGCCCTTGCAGATGGTGCGCACGAGACGCTGCGCCATGATGGCCTCGATGGACGAGGCGACCAGGAACGGCTCGATGCCCATGTCGATGAGACGCGTAAACGCGCTGGGCGCGTCGTTCGTGTGAAGCGTTGAGAACACCAGGTGACCGGTCAGCGCCGCGCGGATGGCGATTTCCGCCGTCTCCAAGTCGCGGATTTCGCCGACCATGATGACGTTCGGATCCTGGCGCAAAATGTGGCGCAGCCCGACGGCGAACGTCAGGCCGATCTCCGGCCGCACCGCAATCTGGTTGATGCCCTTGAGCTCGTATTCGACCGGCTCCTCGACCGTGATGATGCGTTTCTGGATCGAATTGATGCTGCTCAACATCGCGTAGAGCGACGTGGATTTGCCGGAGCCCGTCGGACCGGTGATGAGAATGATGCCGTGCGGCTTGACGATGAGTTCCCGGATTGCCGACTCGTCCTTCGGCGCGAAGCCCAGCTTGTCGAGGCTCAGGAAAATTTTGCCACGCGTCAGCAAGCGCAGGGAAACCGATTCGCCATAAACCGTCGGCACCGTGGAGACGCGAATGTCGAGTTCCTCGCCCTTGATGCGGACGTTGATGCGGCCGTCCTGCGGGAGGCGCTTCTCGGCGATGTTCATGCCGGACATGACCTTGATGCGCGAGATCAGCGCCGCCTGGAAGCGCTTCAACTGCGGCGGCATCGGGGTTTGATGCAGGATGCCGTCAATGCGGTAGCGGATGCGGAGTTCGTCCTCCTGCGGCTCGAAGTGAATGTCCGTGGCGCGGTCCTTGAACGCCTCCCAGATGATCTGGTTCACGAACTTGATGACCGACGCCTCCTGGTCGCCCTCGGTGATTTCCTTGTCCGTCGGCAGATCGAGGTCCATCGGCTCGTCCTCCTCGGCCATTTCGTCGAGGGTTTCCGCGCCGACGCCGTAATACTTCTTCAGCGCCTTCTCGATTTCGACCTTGGGGGCGAGGGCAAATTGCACCGGGCACCGCGCGTCAAACCGCACGGCATTCAGCATGGCCGTGTCGAAGGGATTGCTGACCGCCACCTGCAAGGTGCCCTCGACCATGTCGGTGGGGATGATGGTGTATTGGAAGGCGATCTTGGTGGAAATCTTGTTGCGGGCCTCGGGCGGCACGGCGGCCTTGGCCAGTTCCAGGAAGGGCCAGCCCAGACCGCTGGCGAGCGACTGGAGGAAGGCGTCTTCGGCCAGGCCGCGTTCGCGGCAGATGAAGGACAGCAACGAGTCCTGGGAGCCGCTTTCCACGGCCACGCGCCAAGCCTTGTGCCACTCATCGAACTGGGTGTTCGTGGCGAGACCGGCCCGTTCCAAAAAACCTTTCAGCGAGATAAACGCCATGCGTTGCGTGTCATTTAATACCCGGGAGGCTAGGGAAAGTTGCGGAGGCGGTCAAAGTATTTGCCCGCCGCTTCCGTCGTGGCGCAGCAAATGAACGATCTCGACCGTTGCTCTGCCCCAAATCCCGCCAGCCCGCGCGTTGCGTGCCCAATTACCGCACACCCGTTGCACCGGAACAACCGCCGCCACCGGCAAATCACACCGGGCGCAGCCGTTCCAAACCCACCACCGTTCTGCTTTGCAGGAAAGCTGCCATTCTTCGCGACCGGACGGGGGTTTCGCCGCTTCCGCAATGTCCCCGGGCGCCGGCACCGGCGACAAAAAAGGCGTCCCTGCGGACGCCTTGATCGTGAAGTTAATTGATGCCTTAGCTGGCGACGGCTTCGCCAACCTGGAAGCGCAGAAAGCGCCGGATCTTGATTTCGTCGCCGAGCTTCTTGCCCACTTCGGCCACGTAGGTGCTGACGGTTTTTTCCGGATCCTTGACGAATCCCTGATCCACGAGGCAGATGGTCTGGAAGAAACTGTTCAGCTTGCCTTCGACAATCTTCGCGATCGCCTGCGGCGGCTTGTTCTTGAACTGTTCGGCGGCGATTTCGCGCTCCTTCTCCACCAGCTTGGGATCGACCTCCTCGCGGCTGACCGCCACCGGATGCGCAGCGGCGATTTGCAGGGTGATGTCCTTCACGAGTTGTTTGAACTCGTCCTTGGTGGTGGTGTCGTCCTTGGTGCAGCCCACTTCAACCAGCACGCCCACTTTGGCGCCGGTGTGAATGTAGGCAGCCACCTGGCCGGCGCCCGTCACTTCAAGGCGCTGATGCCGGGCAAGCCGGATGTTCTCGCCGATCTTGGCGACCATCTCGGTGCGCCGAGCCTCGAGGTCCGCGTTGGCATTGGCGGCGTAAGCCTTGGCCACTTC
This genomic window contains:
- a CDS encoding ATPase, T2SS/T4P/T4SS family — encoded protein: MAFISLKGFLERAGLATNTQFDEWHKAWRVAVESGSQDSLLSFICRERGLAEDAFLQSLASGLGWPFLELAKAAVPPEARNKISTKIAFQYTIIPTDMVEGTLQVAVSNPFDTAMLNAVRFDARCPVQFALAPKVEIEKALKKYYGVGAETLDEMAEEDEPMDLDLPTDKEITEGDQEASVIKFVNQIIWEAFKDRATDIHFEPQEDELRIRYRIDGILHQTPMPPQLKRFQAALISRIKVMSGMNIAEKRLPQDGRINVRIKGEELDIRVSTVPTVYGESVSLRLLTRGKIFLSLDKLGFAPKDESAIRELIVKPHGIILITGPTGSGKSTSLYAMLSSINSIQKRIITVEEPVEYELKGINQIAVRPEIGLTFAVGLRHILRQDPNVIMVGEIRDLETAEIAIRAALTGHLVFSTLHTNDAPSAFTRLIDMGIEPFLVASSIEAIMAQRLVRTICKGCKTEQHVDPAYLRRIGYPEEEIATAKFWHGAGCDDCRQLGYQGRLAIYELLVVNELLRPLILQRAAASTIAARAIEGGMRTLRIDGWNKVRNGITTIEEVLRVTQIEEHLDSLMEGKMETISRG
- the tsf gene encoding translation elongation factor Ts; translated protein: MAEISAGNVAKLREMTGVGMMDCKKALTEANGDLQTAVEILRKKGQAGAANKSLKEAREGLIVAYVAPGGKLGVLAEINCQTDFVARNDDFKAFAEEVAKAYAANANADLEARRTEMVAKIGENIRLARHQRLEVTGAGQVAAYIHTGAKVGVLVEVGCTKDDTTTKDEFKQLVKDITLQIAAAHPVAVSREEVDPKLVEKEREIAAEQFKNKPPQAIAKIVEGKLNSFFQTICLVDQGFVKDPEKTVSTYVAEVGKKLGDEIKIRRFLRFQVGEAVAS